A DNA window from Ctenopharyngodon idella isolate HZGC_01 chromosome 10, HZGC01, whole genome shotgun sequence contains the following coding sequences:
- the LOC127521009 gene encoding complement factor D-like has protein sequence MTIIFSLLLLASLLPHLTFTAHVNVGIVNGKEAKPHSRPYMVSIQTYGYHICGGFLISDQFVLTAAHCWNKRNILMVVVGAHDLRNSTSSDHIRVKSYIPHPNYESNPNRNDADIMLLKLEKKVDLNNKVGVIPLPKEGEDIKAACSVAGWGRLTDGSVSNVLMEAKVSIMNNNKCRNRWGELYSVSQMICVNGHGGSCQGDSGGPLVCGDTAVGITSFGAQHCNSPERPNVYIKISAFIQWIRTVIGNV, from the exons ATGACCATCATCTTCTCTCTGCTCCTGTTGGCCTCTCTGCTGCCACACCTGACCTTCACTG CTCATGTGAATGTGGGTATAGTGAATGGAAAAGAAGCCAAACCCCACTCCAGACCTTACATGGTTTCTATTCAGACATATGGGTACCATATCTGTGGTGGATTCCTCATTTCTGATCAGTTTGTCCTGACTGCTGCACATTGCTGGAACAA ACGTAATATTCTGATGGTTGTTGTTGGTGCTCATGACTTAAGGAACAGCACAAGTTCAGATCACATCAGAGTGAAGTCCTACATCCCTCATCCAAACTATGAATCCAATCCTAATCGAAATGATGCTGACATCATGCTTTTGAAG ctAGAGAAAAAAGTCGATCTAAACAACAAGGTTGGAGTGATCCCATTACCAAAGGAAGGAGAAGACATCAAAGCAGCCTGTAGTGTTGCCGGCTGGGGAAGACTgactgatggctcagtgagcaATGTTCTAATGGAGGCAAAAGTGTCTATAATGAATAACAACAAATGCAGAAATAGATGGGGAGAATTATACTCAGTCTCACAGATGATCTGTGTAAATGGCCATGGTGGATCCTGCCAA GGGGATTCAGGAGGTCCTTTGGTTTGTGGAGACACTGCTGTTGGTATCACATCTTTCGGTGCCCAGCACTGTAATTCACCTGAGCGTCCTAATGTATATATTAAGatttcagcatttattcaaTGGATCCGTACAGTAATTGGAAATGTATAG
- the LOC127521002 gene encoding cathepsin G-like, giving the protein MDGGWMEIHTLNKASESSLIIFIMTIIISLLLLTSLLPHLTFTAHVNVGIVNGKEAKPHCRPYMVSIQACGDHKCGGFLISDQFVLTAAHCWNGRNILMVVVGAHDLRDSKSSDHIRVKSYIPHPKYKSNPKKYADDIMLLKLEKKVNLNNKVGVIPLPKEREDVKADTACSVAGWGRLTDGSVSNVLMEAEVTIMNNTECRNRWGAIYSVSQMICVYGDGGTCNGDSGGPLVCGNTAVGVTAFGQRGHCNSPKLPNVYTKISAYIQWIRTVVGNV; this is encoded by the exons CCAGTGAGAGCTCACTGATCATCTTCATCATGACCATCATCATCTCTCTGCTCCTGTTGACCTCTCTGCTGCCACACCTGACCTTCACTG CTCATGTGAATGTGGGTATAGTGAATGGAAAAGAAGCCAAACCACACTGCAGACCTTACATGGTTTCTATTCAGGCGTGTGGGGACCATAAATGTGGTGGATTCCTAATTTCTGATCAGTTTGTCCTGACTGCTGCACATTGCTGGAACGG ACGTAATATTCTGATGGTTGTTGTTGGAGCTCATGACTTAAGGGACAGCAAGAGTTCAGATCACATCAGAGTGAAGTCCTACATCCCTCATCCAAAATATAAATCCAATCCTAAAAAATATGCTGACGACATCATGCTTTTGAAG ctagagaaaaaagtcaatCTAAACAACAAGGTTGGAGTGATCCCATTACCAAAGGAAAGAGAAGACGTCAAAGCAGATACTGCCTGTAGTGTTGCCGGCTGGGGAAGACTgactgatggctcagtgagcaATGTTCTAATGGAGGCAGAAGTGACTATAATGAATAACACAGAATGCAGAAATAGATGGGGAGCGATATACTCAGTCTCACAGATGATCTGTGTATATGGCGATGGTGGAACCTGCAAT GGGGATTCAGGAGGTCCTTTGGTTTGTGGAAACACTGCTGTTGGCGTCACAGCTTTCGGTCAACGTGGTCACTGTAATTCACCTAAGCTTCCTAATGTGTATACTAAGATTTCAGCATATATACAATGGATCCGTACAGTAGTTGGAAATGTATAG